In Ruminiclostridium papyrosolvens DSM 2782, the following proteins share a genomic window:
- a CDS encoding ABC transporter permease, with the protein MKKKVTVYAEGMLFINLIWYAIHVIFQTRIIPNPIRVYRSFYLFFKEAMLLHISISLCRIFAGVIIALLLGSLIGYKMAVSDIWNKILNPLVFLTYPIPKTALLPIIMTIFGLGGASKIILITMIIIFQIIITVRDSVTRIDKECIYNVRSMGASQRQILYHVIIPDIIPGILTGLRVTIGTALSILFFCEAYGTSWGMGYYILDAWTRIDYISMYKGILVLSVVGIALFSSIDILEQKIVKWR; encoded by the coding sequence GTGAAGAAGAAAGTAACAGTGTATGCTGAGGGTATGCTATTTATTAATCTGATATGGTATGCAATACACGTAATATTTCAAACAAGGATAATTCCCAACCCCATAAGAGTGTACAGGAGTTTTTATTTATTTTTTAAAGAAGCCATGCTTTTGCATATAAGTATAAGCCTTTGTAGGATATTTGCAGGAGTAATAATAGCACTTTTGCTGGGCTCCTTAATAGGTTATAAAATGGCTGTGTCTGATATATGGAATAAAATTCTTAACCCATTGGTGTTTTTAACATACCCTATTCCCAAAACAGCACTCCTGCCTATAATCATGACAATATTTGGTTTGGGCGGGGCATCAAAAATAATTCTCATAACAATGATAATTATCTTTCAAATAATAATAACTGTAAGAGATTCCGTTACAAGGATAGATAAAGAGTGTATATACAATGTACGAAGTATGGGGGCATCCCAAAGGCAGATTCTTTACCACGTTATTATACCTGATATAATACCCGGTATATTAACAGGCTTGCGTGTAACAATAGGGACTGCACTGTCCATTCTTTTTTTCTGCGAAGCCTATGGTACTTCATGGGGTATGGGGTACTATATACTTGATGCCTGGACCAGAATAGATTATATCAGCATGTACAAGGGAATTCTGGTATTGTCTGTCGTTGGAATAGCATTGTTTTCATCAATTGATATTCTAGAGCAAAAAATAGTCAAATGGCGATAA
- a CDS encoding MFS transporter translates to MNLLSKFREIYFNKESLSEEDMRVSRNISVYEGCTARSILTLTSGAFLIGFAKYLGASNEQSGIIAAIPVLAGIVTVFSPIILEKLESRKLLTCIMCFIGRLMMGLMILIPFISPHKTVRVQLLIWIFLIANLVLIFTIPYVQMWQLNITPERIRGSYYGKRESIILATVTVVTLLMGQVLDKLEQLGHQFTGFIVLYAFVIVMAFVNVVMLSKIKEPVNPLLESRVSIKNLFTLPTKNKNFMKITFITVLWNLGYQIAFPFTSVYMVSTLQLRYGLVTAMAVLASITSVVSVRFWGKIADKKSWIYIMKLMIILQILSFVTWFFINADTVYILMPIAHILGGAAISGVNISVNNLQYSYSPADNKTVYMGFSSAVNGIIGFVGTLIGSFFIKVTNTIGVSPAGFSIGNMQLLFLTAVLVLTVSILSISKFRINNA, encoded by the coding sequence GTGAATTTATTATCAAAGTTCAGGGAAATTTATTTTAATAAAGAAAGCCTTTCCGAAGAAGATATGCGGGTTTCAAGGAATATATCCGTATATGAGGGCTGTACCGCCAGAAGTATTCTTACCCTGACAAGTGGAGCTTTCTTGATTGGATTTGCTAAATATTTAGGAGCAAGCAATGAACAGTCGGGAATTATTGCTGCTATTCCGGTATTGGCGGGAATAGTAACGGTGTTTTCTCCTATAATTCTTGAGAAGCTTGAAAGCAGAAAATTGCTGACTTGTATAATGTGCTTTATAGGAAGATTGATGATGGGACTAATGATACTTATACCTTTTATAAGTCCTCACAAAACAGTTAGGGTTCAACTGTTAATATGGATATTCTTAATTGCAAATTTAGTTTTGATTTTTACAATTCCATATGTACAGATGTGGCAACTGAATATAACTCCAGAGAGAATAAGAGGCTCTTATTATGGTAAACGTGAATCAATAATTTTAGCTACAGTTACTGTTGTTACCCTTCTTATGGGACAGGTTCTCGATAAACTTGAGCAGTTGGGACACCAATTTACGGGCTTCATCGTATTATACGCTTTTGTTATTGTTATGGCTTTTGTAAACGTTGTTATGTTGTCAAAAATAAAAGAGCCGGTTAATCCCCTTTTAGAATCAAGGGTTTCAATTAAAAACTTGTTTACGCTGCCCACTAAAAACAAAAATTTTATGAAAATAACTTTCATAACTGTATTATGGAATTTGGGTTATCAGATTGCTTTCCCGTTTACCTCGGTTTATATGGTATCGACCCTTCAATTAAGATACGGACTTGTTACGGCAATGGCAGTTTTGGCTTCAATTACAAGTGTTGTATCTGTTAGGTTCTGGGGAAAAATTGCAGATAAAAAATCATGGATTTATATTATGAAACTAATGATTATCCTTCAGATTTTGAGCTTTGTGACTTGGTTTTTCATAAATGCAGACACGGTATATATTCTTATGCCTATAGCTCATATACTCGGCGGAGCAGCAATTTCAGGAGTTAACATATCTGTGAACAATTTGCAGTACAGCTACTCCCCAGCAGACAATAAGACTGTATACATGGGCTTCTCATCGGCAGTTAACGGTATTATTGGATTTGTAGGCACCCTAATAGGTTCATTTTTTATTAAGGTTACGAATACCATAGGAGTTTCTCCGGCAGGTTTTTCAATTGGTAATATGCAGCTGCTGTTTTTAACAGCAGTACTTGTTTTAACAGTGAGTATTTTAAGCATTTCAAAATTCAGAATTAATAACGCCTGA
- the asnB gene encoding asparagine synthase (glutamine-hydrolyzing): MCSILGLVNFKDGTRSISQETLDAMRMTTNHRGPDQHGFFRDEYVCFGHNRLAVIDVANGLQPMTAVFEGKSYTIVYNGELYNSNDLRSELENLGVEFKTHCDTEVLLYSYILWGMGCSEKLNGIFAFAVYDDDKKQIYVSRDRMGVKPFFYTFIGDTILFSSEVKAILKHPQVKAELDSEGVWQLLYLSPMRPSNSGIFKNIYEVSPGFHGIFNRNGLELRKYWSLQAYELEDSESTIVEKTKFYLTDAIQRQLVSDVPLCTLLSGGLDSSVVTAVARADKKNGDLLSTYSFEYEGNKQHFTSTSFQPESDDSYAVWLSEYLGTDHSVLTVSQQTIADLLYDAVKFRDYPGMADIDSSLLYYCQQIKKRHTVALSGECADEIFGGYPWFYKPEMLHRNFFPWIHDPESRIYLFAADFAKPKQGMDFVNQMYRDSVNACPFTGNETEEMKTARLANWLSVNWFMVSLLERKDRMSMASGLEVRVPFSDHRILEYVYNVPWKIKFKNKVEKSLLREAMSDYLPDKILYRKKSPYPKTHNPEYESIVSAMFEEVMATPDSILKDILHPDTLPLLRSGSNVTWYGQLMGRPQLIAWLIQLDYWFKEYKVTIV; this comes from the coding sequence ATGTGCTCAATTCTTGGTTTGGTAAATTTTAAAGATGGTACAAGAAGCATCTCTCAGGAAACCCTTGATGCAATGAGAATGACTACTAATCACAGAGGTCCAGATCAACATGGTTTTTTTAGAGATGAATATGTTTGCTTTGGACATAACAGACTTGCCGTAATTGATGTTGCCAACGGCTTACAGCCTATGACTGCTGTTTTCGAAGGTAAATCTTATACTATTGTTTACAACGGCGAGCTTTATAATTCAAATGATTTGCGTTCAGAGCTTGAAAATCTGGGAGTAGAATTTAAAACCCACTGCGACACGGAGGTTTTACTTTATTCGTACATACTTTGGGGTATGGGCTGTTCGGAAAAGCTTAATGGTATTTTTGCCTTTGCAGTTTATGATGATGATAAAAAACAGATTTACGTATCCAGAGACAGAATGGGCGTAAAACCGTTTTTTTATACTTTTATAGGAGATACAATACTTTTCTCATCTGAAGTAAAAGCAATTTTAAAACATCCTCAGGTTAAGGCAGAGCTTGACAGTGAAGGAGTCTGGCAGTTATTATACCTCTCCCCCATGCGCCCGTCCAATAGCGGGATTTTCAAAAACATTTATGAAGTTTCACCCGGTTTTCATGGAATTTTTAACCGTAACGGTCTTGAATTACGCAAATACTGGTCTTTACAGGCTTACGAGCTGGAGGACAGTGAAAGTACCATTGTAGAAAAAACAAAGTTTTATCTTACAGATGCAATTCAAAGGCAGCTGGTTTCCGATGTACCCTTATGTACTCTTTTGTCAGGGGGACTTGACTCCTCCGTAGTAACAGCTGTCGCCCGTGCTGACAAGAAAAACGGAGATTTGCTGAGTACCTATTCCTTTGAATATGAAGGTAATAAGCAGCATTTCACCTCCACAAGCTTCCAGCCTGAAAGCGATGACAGTTACGCAGTTTGGCTTAGTGAATACCTTGGCACAGACCATTCGGTTCTTACCGTTAGCCAGCAAACCATCGCTGACCTCCTTTATGATGCCGTGAAATTCAGAGACTACCCCGGCATGGCAGACATAGACTCCTCTCTGCTTTATTATTGTCAGCAGATTAAAAAAAGGCATACTGTTGCTTTAAGCGGTGAATGTGCTGATGAAATATTCGGCGGATACCCCTGGTTCTATAAGCCTGAAATGCTACACCGAAATTTCTTCCCGTGGATACATGACCCTGAATCAAGAATTTACCTGTTTGCTGCTGATTTTGCAAAGCCAAAGCAAGGTATGGATTTTGTAAACCAAATGTACCGTGACAGTGTAAACGCCTGTCCTTTTACAGGTAATGAAACTGAGGAAATGAAAACTGCAAGGTTGGCAAATTGGCTTTCTGTAAACTGGTTTATGGTATCCCTTTTGGAAAGAAAGGATCGTATGTCAATGGCAAGCGGACTTGAAGTCAGGGTTCCTTTTTCAGACCATAGGATTCTGGAATATGTTTATAATGTACCATGGAAGATAAAATTTAAAAATAAGGTTGAAAAGTCACTTTTGAGGGAAGCTATGAGCGATTACTTGCCTGACAAGATTTTGTACAGGAAAAAGAGTCCCTACCCCAAAACTCACAACCCTGAGTATGAATCAATCGTATCAGCAATGTTTGAAGAAGTTATGGCTACTCCTGATTCCATACTCAAGGATATACTTCACCCGGATACTCTGCCCCTTCTCCGTTCCGGCAGCAATGTAACCTGGTATGGACAGCTTATGGGAAGACCGCAGCTTATTGCATGGTTGATTCAGTTGGACTACTGGTTTAAGGAATATAAAGTTACTATTGTTTAA